From a region of the Lactuca sativa cultivar Salinas chromosome 4, Lsat_Salinas_v11, whole genome shotgun sequence genome:
- the LOC128133346 gene encoding methyl-CpG-binding domain-containing protein 9-like isoform X1: MGKNVMKKLTVPLHSHIRLMEHEINVQLPVQFEDFYILSFGKIIASPLYYGANYIWPIGYKSCWHEKLTGSLFTCEVSNNGQGGPLFKITRSSCSELPLQYGQTILCRADLEEHDNVVTELTEIDQDIGDEIMYEDVIGDQYFEGSSLSSTWELLLKMIVDVHEEIINRNGGLQCYCRHAEDLSFLSSVHFTQEVSIDLENFLHSQQCVSVPTVVHGDKETREFSKSLINWLRGYRFGLDIEFVQEFIEQLPGVEACSGYIICKDRLRDSSSTISNKKIKIKDVEPFPVGSLISSRLSSNATGDLLQVYEFLCRFKEVLEVEEDCLSYEDLENELHLTPWPVTYGYGAGAFLETVEMNCVKNKVDKLTTVHMALLPWLVSKLLRKITKAFKVTGDAKDTEKDKDKKVNLEMFPINPLTWPEVARRYILACLLMGSKNTAVGNKTKLIRCLQGDDAIFSGSPAGVAGSDVDAQLLGRAVEKVFGKRKRERSILPSGTKVDNLENYRFETDFSIPEWAKVLDPVRKLPTNVGSRIRNCVRESLKKNPPEWAKKLLEASISKDVYKGNASGPTKKAVIDVLKRVSDGLQTASPPGMGIEDIKTSKMLSNTVMKKCHVVLRQVAEAYDKKEKVLVDKKKKGLFNLVGRDLNCNDNYLKIVFGSVSMRPIDLRTIDLRLFHGAYGASHEAFLEDVKEVWINLRRKFKLVDKMSRDFKLRYEKEVGTLFRRFYEDNMNRKPVEEIEKELEEILTSTEIPEAPWETRICNVCGINKDDGKVLICDRCEAYYHTYCLTPPLSQIPKGNWFCPICVPPQHDNEAEGLENILQFVDKNCEENIKLLDIATALKEKEYWELDADKKTFLLKFLCDELLKTSLIRTNVKEPVVNVMQQKNSLNETSTNLKEPDVNHEELSLRKEFLGIDSENRFYWGFQNTNTSTHHGIVVNDTGMCDSDSRAWCLFQSDEQIKSLINYLKRNDPNRRELRNSISKWQKSITKHGQQTGANSVKDETVFSYNNGLATKASELLEAKYNTDPDSVKKPRRKNMAKWHRCECLEPVLPCRYHCVKCHETFFTNVEFEQHKKNKCDCGVDLGLLNRPGPGRLSLGCDSLRWLKMNLLDMEAALPDEAKRGSRASSELRSEWCAFVKSANTVYEVQRTQSRGPVRALYYH, translated from the exons ATGGGGAAAAATGTAATGAAGAAATTAACG GTTCCGCTTCATTCGCATATCAGATTGATGGAACACGAGATCAAT GTTCAACTTCCGGTACAATTTGAAGACTTTTATATACTCTCATTTGGGAAAATCATTGCAAGCCCATTATACTACGGTGCCAATTATATTTGGCCAATCGGGTATAAATCCTGTTGGCATGAAAAGCTTACCGGCTCACTTTTTACATGTGAGGTGTCGAATAACGGTCAAGGTGGACCCCTTTTCAAAATCACAAGGTCGAGTTGTTCAGAATTACCTCTTCAATATGGTCAAACTATCCTATGTCGAGCAGACCTTGAGGAGCATGACAATGTTGTGACCGAGCTGACCGAGATAGATCAGGACATTGGTGATGAGATAATGTATGAAGATGTAATCGGTGACCAATATTTTGAAGGGTCGTCACTATCTTCAACATGGGAGTTATTACTGAAAATGATTGTTGATGTTCACGAAGAAATTATCAACCGGAACGGTGGCCTACAGTGTTACTGTAGGCATGCGGAAGATTTAAGCTTCTTGTCATCTGTTCATTTTACACAGGAGGTTAGCATAGATCTGGAGAACTTTTTACATTCGCAACAATGTGTCAGTGTGCCGACTGTCGTTCATGGTGACAAGGAGACTCGTGAGTTTTCAAAATCATTGATAAATTGGCTGAGAGGGTATCGATTCGGATTAGACATTGAGTTTGTTCAAGAATTTATAGAACAACTTCCAGGAGTAGAAGCCTGTTCAGGATATATAATATGCAAAGATCGTTTACGTGATTCATCTTCAAcaatttcaaataaaaaaattaaaataaaggaCGTGGAGCCTTTTCCTGTTGGGAGTCTCATTTCCTCAAGGCTGTCTTCTAATGCAACAGGCGACCTTCTTCAG GTATATGAGTTCTTATGCCGTTTTAAAGAAGTTCTCGAAGTGGAAGAAGATTGTTTATCATATGAAGATCTTGAAAACGAGCTTCATCTTACCCCATGGCCAGTTACATATGGATACGGGGCAGGGGCATTTCTGGAAACAGTAGAAATGAATTGTGTTAAAAATAAGGTTGACAAGTTGACTACTGTCCACATGGCACTGCTACCTTGGCTAGTGAGCAAGCTCCTGCGAAAAATAACTAAGGCCTTTAAAGTAACCGGTGATGCTAAAGATACAGAGAAGGACAAGGATAAAAAAGTAAATTTAGAAATGTTTCCGATTAATCCGCTGACGTGGCCAGAAGTGGCTAGAAGATATATCTTGGCTTGCTTGTTAATGGGATCTAAGAACACTGCTGTTGGTAATAAGACGAAGCTCATTCGCTGTCTGCAAGGTGATGATGCTATTTTCTCTGGATCGCCAGCTGGCGTTGCTGGCTCTGATGTGGACGCACAG TTGCTTGGAAGAGCTGTAGAGAAAGTGTTTGGCAAACGGAAAAGAGAAAGGAGTATTTTACCTTCAGGGACTAAAGTCGACAATTTGGAAAACTACAGGTTTGAAACAGATTTTAGTATTCCAGAGTGGGCGAAAGTGCTTGATCCAGTAAGAAAGCTGCCTACAAATGTGGGGTCCCGAATTCGGAATTGTGTGCGTGAGTCTTTAAAGAAAAACCCACCTGAATGGGCAAAGAAGCTTCTAGAAGCTTCCATTTCAAAAGACGTGTACAAGGGCAATGCATCTGGGCCCACTAAGAAAGCCGTAATCGATGTTTTAAAAAGAGTATCGGATGGCCTGCAAACAGCATCGCCACCTGGCATGGGAATTGAAGACATCAAAACCTCCAAGATGTTGTCAAATACAGTGATGAAAAAGTGTCATGTGGTATTACGCCAGGTGGCAGAAGCTTATGATAAGAAGGAAAAGGTTCTTGTTGATAAAAAGAAAAAGGGTCTTTTTAATCTTGTTGGAAGAGACTTAAATTgtaatgataattatttaaaaattgtttttggaTCTGTGTCGATGCGTCCTATTGATTTAAGAACCATTGATTTGAGATTGTTTCATGGGGCATATGGTGCTTCACATGAAGCATTTCTTGAGGATGTTAAGGAG GTGTGGATTAACTTACGCCGGAAATTTAAATTGGTGGATAAAATGTCACGTGATTTTAAATTGCGATATGAAAAGGAG GTAGGGACTCTGTTTAGGAGATTTTATGAAGATAACATGAACAGAAAACCTGTTGAGGAAATAGAGaaggagcttgaagagattctaaCTTCAACTGAAATACCCGAAGCACCCTGGGAAACAAGAATCTGCAATGTATGTGGGATTAATAAAGATGATGGAAAAGTACTTATTTGTGATAGGTGTGAAGCATACTATCACACATACTGTTTGACTCCCCCTCTTTCTCAAATCCCAAAAGGCAACTGGTTTTGTCCCATTTGTGTGCCACCTCAGCACGACAACGAAGCAGAAGGTCTtgaaaatattttacaatttgttgATAAAAATTGTGAAGAAAATATTAAGCTTTTGGATATAGCCACTGCCTTGAAGGAAAAAGAGTATTGGGAATTAGATGCAGATAAG AAAACCTTCTTGCTCAAGTTTCTATGCGATGAGTTATTGAAAACCAGTCTTATCCGTACGAATGTGAAAGAGCCAGTTGTGAATGTGATGCAACAAAAAAATTCCCTAAACGAAACGTCAACGAATTTGAAAGAGCCAGATGTTAATCATGAAGAGCTCTCTTTACGAAAGGAATTTTTAGGCATTGATTCTGAGAACAGATTCTATTGGGGATTCCAAAACACAAACACAAGCACACATCACGGAATTGTCGTCAACGATACCGGAATGTGTGATTCCGATTCCCGTGCATGGTGTTTATTCCAATCCGACGAACAAATCAAGAGTCTCATCAACTACCTTAAACGAAACGATCCGAATAGAAGAGAATTGAGAAATTCGATCTCAAAGTGGCAAAAGTCAATCACAAAACATGGTCAACAAACGGGAGCAAATTCTGTCAAGGACGAAACGGTCTTTTCGTATAACAACGGACTTGCTACAAAGGCAAGTGAGTTGCTGGAGGCGAAATACAATACAGATCCAGATTCAGTGAAGAAACCAAGAAGAAAGAACATGGCAAAATGGCATAGGTGTGAATGTTTGGAACCCGTTTTGCCATGTAGATACCACTGTGTTAAATGCcatgaaacctttttcacaaatgTTGAATTTGAACAACATAAGAAGAACAAGTGTGATTGTGGTGTGGATTTGGGTTTGTTGAATCGACCGGGACCCGGTCGACTCAGCCTTGGTTGTGATTCATTAAGATGGTTGAAGATGAATCTGTTGGACATGGAAGCTGCACTTCCCGATGAAGCAAAAAGAGGGTCTAGGGCAAGTTCTGAATTGAGGTCTGAATGGTGTGCATTTGTTAAATCAGCTAATACCGTATATGAG gttcaaagaactcaatcaagagggccagttagagcattgtattatcattag
- the LOC128133346 gene encoding methyl-CpG-binding domain-containing protein 9-like isoform X2 yields the protein MEHEINVQLPVQFEDFYILSFGKIIASPLYYGANYIWPIGYKSCWHEKLTGSLFTCEVSNNGQGGPLFKITRSSCSELPLQYGQTILCRADLEEHDNVVTELTEIDQDIGDEIMYEDVIGDQYFEGSSLSSTWELLLKMIVDVHEEIINRNGGLQCYCRHAEDLSFLSSVHFTQEVSIDLENFLHSQQCVSVPTVVHGDKETREFSKSLINWLRGYRFGLDIEFVQEFIEQLPGVEACSGYIICKDRLRDSSSTISNKKIKIKDVEPFPVGSLISSRLSSNATGDLLQVYEFLCRFKEVLEVEEDCLSYEDLENELHLTPWPVTYGYGAGAFLETVEMNCVKNKVDKLTTVHMALLPWLVSKLLRKITKAFKVTGDAKDTEKDKDKKVNLEMFPINPLTWPEVARRYILACLLMGSKNTAVGNKTKLIRCLQGDDAIFSGSPAGVAGSDVDAQLLGRAVEKVFGKRKRERSILPSGTKVDNLENYRFETDFSIPEWAKVLDPVRKLPTNVGSRIRNCVRESLKKNPPEWAKKLLEASISKDVYKGNASGPTKKAVIDVLKRVSDGLQTASPPGMGIEDIKTSKMLSNTVMKKCHVVLRQVAEAYDKKEKVLVDKKKKGLFNLVGRDLNCNDNYLKIVFGSVSMRPIDLRTIDLRLFHGAYGASHEAFLEDVKEVWINLRRKFKLVDKMSRDFKLRYEKEVGTLFRRFYEDNMNRKPVEEIEKELEEILTSTEIPEAPWETRICNVCGINKDDGKVLICDRCEAYYHTYCLTPPLSQIPKGNWFCPICVPPQHDNEAEGLENILQFVDKNCEENIKLLDIATALKEKEYWELDADKKTFLLKFLCDELLKTSLIRTNVKEPVVNVMQQKNSLNETSTNLKEPDVNHEELSLRKEFLGIDSENRFYWGFQNTNTSTHHGIVVNDTGMCDSDSRAWCLFQSDEQIKSLINYLKRNDPNRRELRNSISKWQKSITKHGQQTGANSVKDETVFSYNNGLATKASELLEAKYNTDPDSVKKPRRKNMAKWHRCECLEPVLPCRYHCVKCHETFFTNVEFEQHKKNKCDCGVDLGLLNRPGPGRLSLGCDSLRWLKMNLLDMEAALPDEAKRGSRASSELRSEWCAFVKSANTVYEVQRTQSRGPVRALYYH from the exons ATGGAACACGAGATCAAT GTTCAACTTCCGGTACAATTTGAAGACTTTTATATACTCTCATTTGGGAAAATCATTGCAAGCCCATTATACTACGGTGCCAATTATATTTGGCCAATCGGGTATAAATCCTGTTGGCATGAAAAGCTTACCGGCTCACTTTTTACATGTGAGGTGTCGAATAACGGTCAAGGTGGACCCCTTTTCAAAATCACAAGGTCGAGTTGTTCAGAATTACCTCTTCAATATGGTCAAACTATCCTATGTCGAGCAGACCTTGAGGAGCATGACAATGTTGTGACCGAGCTGACCGAGATAGATCAGGACATTGGTGATGAGATAATGTATGAAGATGTAATCGGTGACCAATATTTTGAAGGGTCGTCACTATCTTCAACATGGGAGTTATTACTGAAAATGATTGTTGATGTTCACGAAGAAATTATCAACCGGAACGGTGGCCTACAGTGTTACTGTAGGCATGCGGAAGATTTAAGCTTCTTGTCATCTGTTCATTTTACACAGGAGGTTAGCATAGATCTGGAGAACTTTTTACATTCGCAACAATGTGTCAGTGTGCCGACTGTCGTTCATGGTGACAAGGAGACTCGTGAGTTTTCAAAATCATTGATAAATTGGCTGAGAGGGTATCGATTCGGATTAGACATTGAGTTTGTTCAAGAATTTATAGAACAACTTCCAGGAGTAGAAGCCTGTTCAGGATATATAATATGCAAAGATCGTTTACGTGATTCATCTTCAAcaatttcaaataaaaaaattaaaataaaggaCGTGGAGCCTTTTCCTGTTGGGAGTCTCATTTCCTCAAGGCTGTCTTCTAATGCAACAGGCGACCTTCTTCAG GTATATGAGTTCTTATGCCGTTTTAAAGAAGTTCTCGAAGTGGAAGAAGATTGTTTATCATATGAAGATCTTGAAAACGAGCTTCATCTTACCCCATGGCCAGTTACATATGGATACGGGGCAGGGGCATTTCTGGAAACAGTAGAAATGAATTGTGTTAAAAATAAGGTTGACAAGTTGACTACTGTCCACATGGCACTGCTACCTTGGCTAGTGAGCAAGCTCCTGCGAAAAATAACTAAGGCCTTTAAAGTAACCGGTGATGCTAAAGATACAGAGAAGGACAAGGATAAAAAAGTAAATTTAGAAATGTTTCCGATTAATCCGCTGACGTGGCCAGAAGTGGCTAGAAGATATATCTTGGCTTGCTTGTTAATGGGATCTAAGAACACTGCTGTTGGTAATAAGACGAAGCTCATTCGCTGTCTGCAAGGTGATGATGCTATTTTCTCTGGATCGCCAGCTGGCGTTGCTGGCTCTGATGTGGACGCACAG TTGCTTGGAAGAGCTGTAGAGAAAGTGTTTGGCAAACGGAAAAGAGAAAGGAGTATTTTACCTTCAGGGACTAAAGTCGACAATTTGGAAAACTACAGGTTTGAAACAGATTTTAGTATTCCAGAGTGGGCGAAAGTGCTTGATCCAGTAAGAAAGCTGCCTACAAATGTGGGGTCCCGAATTCGGAATTGTGTGCGTGAGTCTTTAAAGAAAAACCCACCTGAATGGGCAAAGAAGCTTCTAGAAGCTTCCATTTCAAAAGACGTGTACAAGGGCAATGCATCTGGGCCCACTAAGAAAGCCGTAATCGATGTTTTAAAAAGAGTATCGGATGGCCTGCAAACAGCATCGCCACCTGGCATGGGAATTGAAGACATCAAAACCTCCAAGATGTTGTCAAATACAGTGATGAAAAAGTGTCATGTGGTATTACGCCAGGTGGCAGAAGCTTATGATAAGAAGGAAAAGGTTCTTGTTGATAAAAAGAAAAAGGGTCTTTTTAATCTTGTTGGAAGAGACTTAAATTgtaatgataattatttaaaaattgtttttggaTCTGTGTCGATGCGTCCTATTGATTTAAGAACCATTGATTTGAGATTGTTTCATGGGGCATATGGTGCTTCACATGAAGCATTTCTTGAGGATGTTAAGGAG GTGTGGATTAACTTACGCCGGAAATTTAAATTGGTGGATAAAATGTCACGTGATTTTAAATTGCGATATGAAAAGGAG GTAGGGACTCTGTTTAGGAGATTTTATGAAGATAACATGAACAGAAAACCTGTTGAGGAAATAGAGaaggagcttgaagagattctaaCTTCAACTGAAATACCCGAAGCACCCTGGGAAACAAGAATCTGCAATGTATGTGGGATTAATAAAGATGATGGAAAAGTACTTATTTGTGATAGGTGTGAAGCATACTATCACACATACTGTTTGACTCCCCCTCTTTCTCAAATCCCAAAAGGCAACTGGTTTTGTCCCATTTGTGTGCCACCTCAGCACGACAACGAAGCAGAAGGTCTtgaaaatattttacaatttgttgATAAAAATTGTGAAGAAAATATTAAGCTTTTGGATATAGCCACTGCCTTGAAGGAAAAAGAGTATTGGGAATTAGATGCAGATAAG AAAACCTTCTTGCTCAAGTTTCTATGCGATGAGTTATTGAAAACCAGTCTTATCCGTACGAATGTGAAAGAGCCAGTTGTGAATGTGATGCAACAAAAAAATTCCCTAAACGAAACGTCAACGAATTTGAAAGAGCCAGATGTTAATCATGAAGAGCTCTCTTTACGAAAGGAATTTTTAGGCATTGATTCTGAGAACAGATTCTATTGGGGATTCCAAAACACAAACACAAGCACACATCACGGAATTGTCGTCAACGATACCGGAATGTGTGATTCCGATTCCCGTGCATGGTGTTTATTCCAATCCGACGAACAAATCAAGAGTCTCATCAACTACCTTAAACGAAACGATCCGAATAGAAGAGAATTGAGAAATTCGATCTCAAAGTGGCAAAAGTCAATCACAAAACATGGTCAACAAACGGGAGCAAATTCTGTCAAGGACGAAACGGTCTTTTCGTATAACAACGGACTTGCTACAAAGGCAAGTGAGTTGCTGGAGGCGAAATACAATACAGATCCAGATTCAGTGAAGAAACCAAGAAGAAAGAACATGGCAAAATGGCATAGGTGTGAATGTTTGGAACCCGTTTTGCCATGTAGATACCACTGTGTTAAATGCcatgaaacctttttcacaaatgTTGAATTTGAACAACATAAGAAGAACAAGTGTGATTGTGGTGTGGATTTGGGTTTGTTGAATCGACCGGGACCCGGTCGACTCAGCCTTGGTTGTGATTCATTAAGATGGTTGAAGATGAATCTGTTGGACATGGAAGCTGCACTTCCCGATGAAGCAAAAAGAGGGTCTAGGGCAAGTTCTGAATTGAGGTCTGAATGGTGTGCATTTGTTAAATCAGCTAATACCGTATATGAG gttcaaagaactcaatcaagagggccagttagagcattgtattatcattag